A single Montipora foliosa isolate CH-2021 chromosome 7, ASM3666993v2, whole genome shotgun sequence DNA region contains:
- the LOC138011601 gene encoding adenosine receptor A2a-like gives MTSEEALVQVWLNIDNAETIFTTVAVLATITFPVTTIGNFLVVLSVWMDPLRKLRSSPSNFIIFSMAVADLLVGLVASPLQTFFAWSLLHKYTNVSFRFLFFFGTLINVSVGHILLLSIDRFFAVVTPLQYRAKVTSKRVCIVSVTCWIYFLLFGFVFSLLRKHYALMKTLYNVQIVCILICIVVINVLTLYRFRKYSRRTEALDEQHAGVPRQMILKRERAVSKAIAIVISAFLLCFSPWFIVQMLMYICFTCNLSLLLLVHFIAASVMYVNSAINPFLYAWRLPKYKQTFKHILKKRTCCGRYETREAVDHVEDTRL, from the coding sequence ATGACAAGTGAAGAAGCTTTGGTTCAAGTTTGGCTCAATATCGATAACGCTGAGACAATCTTCACTACTGTTGCTGTTCTGGCTACGATCACGTTTCCAGTAACAACGATTGGAAATTTTCTAGTCGTTTTATCGGTTTGGATGGACCCTCTTCGGAAACTTCGATCTTCACCTTCAAACTTTATCATCTTCTCCATGGCTGTTGCAGATCTTTTGGTTGGTCTTGTTGCCTCTCCACTCCAAACGTTTTTCGCTTGGTCCTTATTACACAAGTACACCAACGTATCATTtcgctttttatttttttttggaacgcTAATAAACGTAAGTGTAGGTCATATACTTCTTCTCAGCATTGACAGATTCTTTGCTGTGGTGACTCCTCTCCAGTATCGAGCCAAAGTGACTAGTAAACGAGTCTGCATCGTTTCTGTCACGTGTTGGATTTATTTCTTATTGTTTGGGTTTGTGTTCTCGTTGTTGCGAAAGCATTATGCGCTAATGAAAACTCTTTATAATGTACAAATCGTCTGTATTCTCATCTGCATCGTGGTCATCAACGTTCTCACTTTGTACCGCTTTCGCAAGTATTCACGCCGCACCGAAGCACTGGATGAGCAGCATGCAGGGGTACCTCGCCAAATGATACTCAAGAGAGAAAGGGCCGTGAGCAAAGCTATTGCAATTGTCATCTCTGCATTTCTATTGTGTTTCAGTCCTTGGTTCATCGTACAGATGTTAATGTACATTTGCTTTACATGCAATTTGTCGTTATTACTGCTTGTGCATTTTATCGCTGCTTCTGTCATGTACGTGAATTCTGCAATCAATCCATTTTTGTACGCTTGGAGACTTCCTAAATATAAACAGACATTCAAGCACATCTTAAAAAAGCGAACATGTTGCGGAAGGTATGAAACAAGGGAGGCCGTAGATCATGTTGAAGATACAAGGCTTTGA
- the LOC138010156 gene encoding histamine H2 receptor-like, with protein sequence MAAVRGTVDYWNMASEEALVHVWLNIDNAQTIFTTVAVLATITFPITTIGNTAIVLSVWMDPLRKLRSSTSNFIIFSMAVADFLVGLVACPLTAFWGLASLYKYTNASFHFLKFFSMLINVSVGHILLLSIDRFFAVVTPLQYRAKVTSKRICIVSIACWIYFLLFGFVFSLLQKHYALMRTLYNMILYIWLPCNFSLLVLVHCIAVAVIYKNSEISPFLYKWSVPKYRDILKHILER encoded by the exons ATGGCGGCTGTTCGAGGTACCGTTGACTATTGGAACATGGCAAGTGAAGAAGCTTTAGTTCACGTTTGGCTCAATATCGATAACGCTCAGACCATCTTCACTACTGTTGCTGTTCTGGCAACGATCACGTTTCCGATAACAACTATTGGAAATACTGCAATCGTTTTATCAGTTTGGATGGACCCTCTTCGAAAACTTCGATCTTCGACTTCAAACTTTATCATCTTCTCTATGGCTGTTGCAGACTTTTTGGTTGGCCTGGTTGCCTGTCCACTCACTGCCTTTTGGGGTTTGGCCTCATTATACAAGTACACCAACGCATCATTTcactttttaaagttcttttcaatGTTAATAAACGTAAGCGTAGGTCATATACTTCTTCTCAGCATTGACAGATTCTTTGCTGTGGTGACTCCTCTCCAGTATCGAGCCAAAGTGACGAGTAAACGAATCTGCATCGTTTCCATCGCGTGTTGGATTTATTTCTTGTTGTTTGGGTTTGTGTTCTCGTTGTTACAAAAGCATTATGCACTAATGAGAACTCTTTATAAT ATGATATTGTACATTTGGTTACCATGCAATTTCTCGTTGTTGGTGCTTGTGCATTGTATCGCTGTCGCTGTCATTTACAAGAATTCTGAAATCAGTCCATTTTTGTACAAGTGGAGTGTTCCTAAATATAGAGATATATTAAAGCACATTTTAGAAAGGTGA
- the LOC138010155 gene encoding uncharacterized protein KIAA1958-like, protein MSHQENFETYLNELRTNRENQQRPEQSMPNFQLDFLALLEEGQRQIEKGEHDEQDEPGMSQELDDFISSEKSENTLKKTHYQWKKIEMFCKEQTNGNVNAKNVPADALGKLLGKCFQVVRKQNGSEYEPDSLSSFQRSIQRRLKELKASFNILKDEEFCRSREVLAAKRKNLVKQGRGNKTNDCRELTSEEEEKLFESGAFGCTFSCSSCEINS, encoded by the coding sequence ATGTCTCatcaagaaaattttgaaacttaCTTAAACGAGTTGCGAACAAACAGGGAAAATCAACAGAGGCCCGAACAAAGTATGCCAAACTTTCAACTTGACTTCCTTGCGCTATTAGAAGAAGGGCAGCGACAAATAGAGAAAGGCGAGCACGACGAGCAAGACGAACCGGGCATGAGTCAAGaattggacgattttatttcgtCTGAAAAATCTGAAAACACATTGAAGAAGACACATTACCagtggaaaaaaattgaaatgttcTGTAAGGAGCAGACCAACGGAAACGTTAATGCAAAAAACGTACCTGCTGATGCTCTTGGCAAACTCCTTGGAAAATGTTTCCAAGTTGTCCGTAAACAAAATGGCAGCGAGTACGAGCCAGACAGCCTTTCAAGTTTTCAAAGAAGCATTCAGCGTCGCCTAAAAGAGTTAAAGGCGTCCTTTAATATCCTTAAAGACGAAGAGTTTTGTCGTTCCAGAGAGGTATTGGCCGccaaaaggaaaaatcttgTGAAGCAAGGTCGTGGAAACAAGACAAACGATTGCCGTGAATTGACAAGCGAAGAAGAGGAAAAGTTGTTTGAGAGTGGCGCTTTTGGTTGCACGTTTTCATGTTCTTCATGCGAAATAAACTCGTAA